One genomic segment of Arachis duranensis cultivar V14167 chromosome 4, aradu.V14167.gnm2.J7QH, whole genome shotgun sequence includes these proteins:
- the LOC127746487 gene encoding uncharacterized protein LOC127746487, with product MFPLNCSLPSLSIENVTSFAVAATAATRVARAPFVAIVVRPLSAVLLSYELFTRRSRRCFFSPRRNLFSSPLVQGRRKSGEENKVVGEGEKKKEESLGATAVVGDGEEEKNKKKKKKKSKKQGLVSRIWNGIFRRCSDDFEKRL from the exons atgtttcctttgaatTGCTCCCTGCCTTCTCTCTCCATTGAAAATGTGACATCCTTCGCAGTCGCCGCCACCGCCGCGACTCGCGTCGCACGAGCTCCCTTCGTTGCCATCGTCGTACGACCTCTCTCCGCCGTGCTCTTGTCTTACGAGCTCTTTACGCGCCGCTCTCGTCGCTGCTTCTTCTCTCCTCGCCGGAATCTCTTCTCGTCGCCGTTAGTTCAG GGAAGAAGAAAGAGCGGTGAGGAGAATAAGGTAGTTGGAGAAggtgagaagaagaaagaggaaagtCTTGGTGCCACTGCTGTTGTTGGTGATGGAGAGGAggaaaagaataagaagaagaagaagaagaagagtaagaagCAGGGGTTAGTTTCTCGAATTTGGAACGGGATATTCAGAAGATGTAGCGATGATTTCGAGAAGAGATTGTAG
- the LOC107485374 gene encoding serine/threonine-protein phosphatase 7 long form homolog, with protein sequence MLICDHFLPSDPYNPIVEAYLQEIGFYYVSQIGVVQYQLAMINALIERWRPETHTFHFPVGECAVSLEDVVMILSLPTNEIPVTGPTMSSFEALEVECLHHFGVAPRKTDCRGSFIKLTWIRGLKDRTVLTNDIQIQRYVKCHIMLLFGTILFGDKSGAAVHWKFLSLLRNFAGIIQCRNWERGNYAYRYHTLAHYRRLLNDMQEGHAYGIDHIEPA encoded by the exons ATGTTGATATGTGATCATTTTTTACCGTCAGATCCGTACAATCCAATTGTTGAGGCGTATTTACAAGAGATTGGTTTTTACTATGTCTCTCAGATTGGAGTCGTTCAATACCAGTTAGCAATGATTAATGCTCTCATCGAGAGATGGCGGCCAGAGACTCACACATTTCATTTTCCGGTTGGTGAGTGTGCTGTATCGTTGGAGGATGTGGTGATGATTCTCAGTCTGCCGACAAACGAAATTCCAGTTACAGGACCAACCATGAGTAGTTTTGAGGCCTTGGAGGTCGAGTGCTTGCACCACTTTGGTGTTGCACCGAGAAAGACGGACTGTAGAGGAAGCTTTATAAAACTGACGTGGATTAGGGGTTTGAAGGATCGCACAGTGTTGACTAATGATATTCAGATTCAGAGGTATGTCAAGTGTCACATAATGTTGTTATTTGGGACAATTCTGTTTGGTGACAAGTCTGGTGCAGCGGTGCATTGGAAATTTCTGTCTTTGCTCCGCAACTTTGCGGGAATCATACA GTGTCGCAACTGGGAACGTGGAAATTATGCTTACCGATATCATACGCTTGCACACTACAGGAGGTTGTTGAATGATATGCAAGAAGGACAT GCTTATGGCATTGACCACATTGAGCCGGCGTGA